A segment of the Colletotrichum destructivum chromosome 3, complete sequence genome:
GCCCTCAAGAGCAGCTGAGTGTGGAGGCCGCTCTTTGGCGGACACATGGAAAGGAAGCCCCCGCTGGCAAGAACAACAAGTAGCGATGCATATGATACCCCCTCCTCGGATCTCCGACATGTTCTAAAGCGCTATGCCACTTTTTTTGATACACGTGTAATAAACAACATATGATACATTTTGATcttaccccccccccccccccccccccccaaatacACGCTGCTCGCGCGTCGCCCCTTTTGTCGTATTATACAAATCACATGACGTTAGACAAGTGAGCCGGCGTGACCTTCTCGTCCGTCGAGCCATAGTTGCCGTTCAAGCTGAAACCCGGGCCGTGGGAGGTGCTCAGCACGACCTCGTGGACCTCCTTGTGCgtgtcgagctgggcgatgTCGTCCTTGATGTGGGCAACGAATGCCTTGACGTTAGCCGACAGCATCTTGGGGGTGAAGCCAAGCTGGCCGATGGCCATGCGGATGGCGCCCATGCGCTCGCGGTAGTTGTCGGCGCCCATGGTCTCGCGGATGGCGCCTGAGATGTTGTCGGTGATGGTCTTCATGCGGCGGTTAGGCATCAGACCCTTGGGGCCGAGGATGCGTCCCAGCGCCGCCTTGTTGAGGGCGGCCTCGCTCTCGGTATGGCAGATGAGGCGGTTGAAGACGATGTTCTCGTTACGGATGGCCTCGAAGAGGGACGCCTCgcccgcgacgacggcgccggcctggatGGCCTCCTGCGCGATCTGGCTGCCCTCAGGGCAGATGACACCCACGCGGACGTCCGACTTGACGGGGTTCGGGAGGCGGATGCGGTTCTTGACGACGGAGCCGTTGCGCGGCGTCTTGAGGTGGACGGAGATCTCGTACTTGACGGCCTGGGGAGGGCGGCCGACTTCGTAAGCGCGGAGGTAGCTGCAATCAAGGTCAGTCAGCATGGGTGATGTGGATGTATGGTATATATGTCTGTATCTTACCGCATGGCGTCGCAAAGGGAGAACTGGGGGCAGTTCTGGACGTTGTATGTCTTGAAGTCCTTGGggaccttcttcttcttcttgtccgtCTTCTTGCTGCCTCCCTGGTTGCTCGCGCATCGTGTCTGGGCGACGGATGGGACGAGGAACCGCGGTATCGTGCAGACCATCGGTCTTGTCGAGGCGGAGAGGGTCAGACGAGCCATTGAGGCCATG
Coding sequences within it:
- a CDS encoding Putative ribosomal protein uL1, which encodes MASTTQCMASMARLTLSASTRPMVCTIPRFLVPSVAQTRCASNQGGSKKTDKKKKKVPKDFKTYNVQNCPQFSLCDAMRYLRAYEVGRPPQAVKYEISVHLKTPRNGSVVKNRIRLPNPVKSDVRVGVICPEGSQIAQEAIQAGAVVAGEASLFEAIRNENIVFNRLICHTESEAALNKAALGRILGPKGLMPNRRMKTITDNISGAIRETMGADNYRERMGAIRMAIGQLGFTPKMLSANVKAFVAHIKDDIAQLDTHKEVHEVVLSTSHGPGFSLNGNYGSTDEKVTPAHLSNVM